In Bythopirellula goksoeyrii, a single window of DNA contains:
- the gmd gene encoding GDP-mannose 4,6-dehydratase, which yields MTKSPPRNNLRALITGITGQDGSYLAELLLSKGYEVWGMVRRSSSFNTHRIDHIYQDPHEADVRLRLCYGDLNDASSINHILRTVEPNEIYNLGAQSHVKVSFEIPEYTTEVTGIGVIRLLEAMREEGIRAKFYQASSSEQFGKVCESPQSESTPFDPQSPYAVAKVMAFHATRNYRQSYDMFAVNGIMFNHESPRRGETFVTRKISRAAARIASGLQACLFLGNLAATRDWGFAGDYVKAMWLMLQQDKPQDYVIATGESHSVREFCELCFAEADLPLTWEGEGLNETGLGPDGRVLVRVDPRYFRPAEVDHLVGDASKARRELGWEPTVSFAELAKMMVAADMQLARGEL from the coding sequence ATGACCAAATCCCCTCCGCGTAACAACCTGCGAGCACTAATCACTGGCATCACTGGCCAGGATGGTTCGTATCTGGCTGAGCTGCTGCTTAGCAAGGGCTATGAAGTGTGGGGCATGGTCCGTCGCAGTTCCTCGTTTAATACGCACCGCATCGACCATATCTATCAAGACCCGCATGAAGCGGACGTGCGATTGCGATTGTGCTACGGAGATCTAAACGACGCATCGAGCATCAACCACATCCTCCGCACGGTGGAGCCCAACGAGATTTACAATCTGGGCGCTCAGTCCCATGTGAAGGTCTCGTTTGAAATCCCCGAGTACACGACCGAAGTGACCGGGATCGGTGTGATCCGCCTGCTGGAAGCCATGCGAGAGGAGGGAATTCGGGCCAAGTTCTATCAGGCGTCGTCTTCGGAGCAATTTGGTAAGGTTTGCGAATCCCCGCAATCGGAGAGTACCCCTTTCGACCCACAGAGTCCGTATGCGGTTGCCAAGGTGATGGCCTTCCATGCGACGCGCAATTATCGGCAGTCCTACGACATGTTTGCCGTGAATGGAATCATGTTCAACCATGAATCTCCGCGTCGCGGTGAGACCTTTGTCACGCGCAAGATAAGCCGGGCCGCGGCAAGAATTGCCAGTGGCTTGCAGGCTTGTTTGTTCCTAGGCAACCTGGCCGCAACGCGTGACTGGGGTTTTGCGGGGGATTACGTCAAAGCGATGTGGCTCATGCTCCAACAGGACAAACCTCAGGACTATGTTATTGCGACAGGTGAATCCCACAGCGTGCGAGAATTCTGCGAACTCTGTTTTGCCGAAGCCGATCTGCCGTTAACGTGGGAGGGCGAAGGTTTGAATGAAACGGGACTCGGTCCCGATGGCCGCGTACTTGTGCGAGTGGATCCTCGCTATTTCCGACCAGCTGAAGTCGACCACTTGGTGGGAGATGCTAGCAAGGCTCGCCGAGAATTGGGCTGGGAACCGACGGTGAGCTTCGCAGAACTTGCCAAAATGATGGTCGCCGCCGACATGCAACTCGCCCGTGGCGAATTGTAG
- a CDS encoding type II toxin-antitoxin system HicB family antitoxin, with product MIRYKAGYKYVDGGVHAQVMDFPAAITCGQDLSEARRLLTVALLDVAETRLELGQSLPLPNPQVSDPEMDIEEPVYLHLSVSTEMEENLAGEIAS from the coding sequence ATGATACGTTACAAAGCGGGTTACAAATACGTCGATGGCGGCGTTCACGCTCAGGTCATGGACTTCCCGGCAGCCATCACCTGCGGGCAAGACTTATCCGAAGCACGTCGCCTACTGACGGTAGCCCTACTCGATGTTGCAGAAACCCGCTTGGAACTTGGCCAATCCTTGCCGCTGCCGAATCCCCAGGTGAGTGATCCGGAAATGGATATCGAAGAACCAGTGTATTTACATTTGAGTGTGAGTACCGAGATGGAAGAAAACCTGGCAGGAGAGATCGCTTCATGA
- a CDS encoding MogA/MoaB family molybdenum cofactor biosynthesis protein, whose product MAIKVASSPFLAVPMSEEYCSPSATEHRQSAPSAVRCAVVTVSDTRTLDTDKSGHLIVEGLQGKGHPVVEHIVVPDDPLPLAELVTALAARDDVDAILVTGGTGIAARDQTPEAILPLLTKELPGYGELLRSLSYQEIGAAAMLSRACGGLIGQTLVLTMPGSSAAVRLAMDKLILPELGHLVNHALR is encoded by the coding sequence ATGGCTATCAAAGTAGCAAGTTCTCCTTTCTTGGCGGTCCCTATGAGCGAAGAATATTGTAGCCCCTCGGCCACAGAACACCGTCAATCCGCACCTTCGGCAGTCCGCTGTGCCGTGGTGACAGTGAGCGACACCCGTACGCTGGACACGGACAAGAGTGGGCACCTTATTGTTGAAGGCCTGCAAGGGAAGGGACACCCAGTGGTTGAGCACATCGTTGTGCCCGATGATCCCTTGCCGCTGGCCGAGCTTGTGACAGCACTCGCAGCGCGCGACGACGTCGATGCCATTCTTGTGACGGGCGGGACTGGTATCGCCGCGCGTGATCAGACGCCCGAGGCGATACTTCCGCTCTTGACCAAAGAACTTCCAGGCTATGGAGAATTGCTCCGCTCGCTCAGCTATCAGGAAATCGGCGCTGCCGCGATGCTTAGCCGCGCCTGCGGTGGATTGATCGGCCAGACGCTGGTGCTGACCATGCCTGGCTCGTCAGCAGCCGTACGACTGGCGATGGACAAACTCATTCTGCCCGAGTTGGGCCATCTCGTGAACCACGCCCTACGATAA
- a CDS encoding endonuclease/exonuclease/phosphatase family protein, translating to MQRILSLGTLALIGWLGYTFLQGGGLEHIATQSGASQQNSPQAGTQYRSPGNWNAPPTDSSPYQPASTGNNGAIQPPGQPNSGPVIRIASFNVQALGNTKAGKQHVMVRLADIIRKFDIVAIQEIRSSNDYLVPNFVQLVNNPGGNFPQRRYDHIIGPRVGRTTNQEQFLYLFDTERIEVDRQSVYTISDPDDLLFAEPLVATFTTRGVHPDEAFTFTVVNNRTDPVKVNDELDALAEVYRVVRRSARQEDDVILVGDFHSDDRHLYRLGQMPGIFPTIAGVWTNTRQDNQYDNLIIHQPSTTEYTGRSGVFDVMRNYNLTEQQALEISDHFPVWAEFSVYERDYQGRVANRRLEGTRR from the coding sequence GTGCAACGGATACTTTCACTAGGAACACTCGCCTTGATCGGCTGGCTCGGCTACACCTTTCTTCAAGGAGGTGGCCTTGAGCACATTGCCACGCAGTCTGGCGCGAGTCAGCAGAACTCTCCCCAAGCCGGCACCCAGTATCGCAGTCCTGGCAATTGGAATGCACCGCCGACCGACTCTTCGCCCTATCAACCCGCTTCCACGGGAAACAACGGCGCGATTCAGCCACCTGGGCAACCCAACAGCGGCCCCGTGATTCGAATCGCTTCGTTCAACGTCCAAGCCTTGGGCAACACCAAGGCGGGCAAGCAACATGTGATGGTGCGACTGGCCGACATCATCCGCAAGTTCGATATCGTTGCCATTCAGGAAATCCGTTCGAGCAACGACTATTTAGTCCCGAATTTCGTCCAGCTTGTCAACAACCCCGGCGGCAATTTCCCCCAGCGACGCTACGATCACATCATCGGTCCCAGGGTAGGTCGCACGACCAACCAAGAACAGTTCCTCTACCTATTCGACACCGAACGCATCGAAGTCGACCGCCAAAGCGTCTACACCATCAGCGACCCCGACGATCTGTTGTTTGCCGAACCGCTGGTGGCAACTTTCACGACGCGAGGGGTCCACCCTGATGAAGCCTTTACATTCACGGTGGTGAACAATCGCACCGACCCTGTCAAGGTGAACGACGAACTCGACGCTTTGGCCGAGGTCTATCGCGTGGTACGGCGTTCGGCCCGCCAGGAAGACGACGTGATACTGGTAGGAGATTTTCACAGCGACGACCGCCATCTCTATCGCCTAGGACAAATGCCGGGCATTTTCCCCACGATCGCCGGCGTATGGACCAACACGCGGCAGGACAATCAGTACGACAACCTCATCATCCACCAACCTTCGACCACCGAATACACGGGTCGCTCGGGCGTGTTCGACGTGATGCGCAACTACAATCTCACCGAGCAACAGGCCCTGGAAATCTCCGACCATTTTCCGGTGTGGGCCGAGTTCAGTGTCTATGAGCGAGACTACCAAGGCCGCGTCGCCAATCGGCGATTGGAAGGCACTAGGCGCTAA
- a CDS encoding S1 family peptidase yields MNLAREKNRGLAPTVAGVCWLAVLLLVLLAMCNRCQGDTVPHEAVCRVTNRLGEITNVGSGTLVDKSDAQGLVLTCAHLFTEGVGEIVVEFPGTKSHGARLVDLDRDADLAAVVIANPANTTATVEFNFNQSDQLSACGFGPTGDYRCATGPIVGESNSTGQRSILIGDAVRSGDSGGGVFDSQGRLVAVAWGESAGITYASTGPPLRRFLDRVLGRRTATLHACPNGTCPRVVPQIPVQNPRPHEPRQPQLPGIEKNQFDSLVERVDRLESESNSRHASLTERITELAKASGTGRVAEAVTSLLGISGPTGWAVIAAGSVGGWLIGRVWKRSGAGGRCKEPFRS; encoded by the coding sequence ATGAATCTAGCAAGAGAGAAGAATCGTGGTCTCGCCCCGACAGTCGCCGGAGTGTGTTGGCTGGCCGTATTGCTGTTGGTGCTCTTGGCGATGTGCAACCGTTGCCAGGGAGATACCGTGCCGCATGAAGCGGTGTGCCGCGTGACCAACAGGCTCGGCGAGATTACCAACGTCGGCAGTGGCACACTCGTCGACAAGAGCGACGCGCAAGGGCTTGTTCTCACTTGTGCCCATCTGTTCACTGAGGGCGTGGGTGAAATCGTCGTCGAGTTTCCTGGGACGAAGTCGCACGGGGCTCGATTGGTAGACCTGGACCGAGATGCTGATCTGGCAGCAGTGGTGATCGCCAATCCGGCGAACACGACCGCGACTGTCGAATTCAATTTCAACCAGAGCGACCAATTGAGTGCCTGCGGCTTTGGCCCCACAGGTGATTATCGTTGTGCGACGGGACCGATTGTGGGCGAATCCAATTCAACGGGGCAGCGCAGCATCTTAATTGGCGATGCGGTGCGCTCTGGTGACTCCGGCGGCGGCGTATTCGACAGCCAAGGCCGATTGGTCGCCGTCGCGTGGGGCGAATCGGCAGGCATTACCTACGCGAGTACCGGCCCACCGCTGCGGCGGTTCTTGGATCGCGTGTTGGGGCGGCGCACAGCGACGTTGCATGCCTGCCCGAATGGGACGTGCCCTCGTGTGGTGCCGCAGATTCCCGTGCAGAACCCACGACCACATGAACCACGGCAACCGCAGTTGCCGGGCATTGAGAAGAATCAGTTCGATTCGTTGGTGGAGCGGGTGGATCGATTGGAATCAGAGAGTAACTCGCGGCATGCATCGCTTACGGAACGAATTACAGAACTCGCCAAAGCAAGTGGTACCGGTCGCGTTGCGGAGGCTGTGACAAGTTTGCTCGGCATCAGCGGACCGACGGGCTGGGCAGTGATTGCGGCTGGCAGCGTCGGCGGTTGGCTGATCGGACGAGTTTGGAAACGAAGCGGCGCCGGAGGTCGTTGCAAAGAACCCTTTCGCAGCTAG
- a CDS encoding ParB N-terminal domain-containing protein translates to MQIRDRIQELRRVRASELVPNIRNWRTHPVAQRNAMRGILAEVGYADALLARELPDGRLEIIDGHLRAETTPDALVPVLVLDVDEAETIKILLTHDPLTALAETDEEQLHDLIELCDFNNPQLVAMVAELEAEMQQVEEDLDAVAERPEPPIPTAYQVVVECKDEEQQQEVYEFVNGQCYRCRVVTL, encoded by the coding sequence ATGCAAATCCGCGACCGCATCCAAGAACTCCGCCGAGTGCGCGCGAGCGAACTCGTGCCGAACATTCGCAACTGGCGAACCCACCCCGTCGCCCAGCGGAATGCCATGCGTGGCATCTTGGCCGAAGTCGGCTACGCTGACGCACTGCTCGCTCGAGAACTCCCCGACGGACGCTTGGAAATCATCGATGGCCACCTGAGGGCCGAAACCACTCCTGACGCCCTGGTGCCGGTATTAGTGCTGGACGTAGACGAAGCCGAGACGATCAAGATTCTGCTCACCCACGACCCCCTCACCGCGCTGGCCGAAACCGACGAAGAGCAACTGCACGATCTGATCGAGTTGTGCGATTTCAATAATCCGCAACTCGTAGCCATGGTCGCCGAACTCGAAGCGGAAATGCAGCAAGTAGAAGAGGATCTCGACGCCGTCGCCGAGCGTCCCGAACCCCCGATCCCCACCGCCTACCAGGTCGTGGTGGAATGCAAGGACGAAGAGCAGCAGCAAGAAGTATATGAGTTCGTAAATGGGCAATGCTATCGTTGCCGAGTCGTGACATTGTAG
- a CDS encoding HEAT repeat domain-containing protein: protein MKWLSITIGLTLIAATSVRADVFHLAEGGKVVGQLVDRSEDGKYVVKTSSGATITFTDDQVEDVEQQSEHQQAYEARSRALPDTVAAHRSLADWCKQHSLSDLADHHLQRILELDPEDPQARSSLGYQRHNGKWLTRDEIMAERGMQFYDGTYRTAQDIALRERAKMRETSSDEWFKQLRLWRDWLDNRRAGRADEALQNLRAVTDPAAATSVVKLLKSERDPVVRDLWMEILAQIDHPAAVARLIDLSIDEPYRETRLQCLDYLLRARRTIDITPYVKALKSKDNETVNIAAEALGLIGNSDAISPLIDSLVTTHKFRNPNAQQGNMSASFDGSGGSAFSAGGGPKIIQQDMQNVEVRRSLVKLSGSQDHGFNPTAWRRWFVNQQSDQPYVDPRRDR, encoded by the coding sequence ATGAAATGGCTATCCATTACTATTGGCCTGACTCTCATCGCTGCGACCAGTGTTCGCGCGGATGTGTTCCATTTGGCCGAGGGGGGGAAGGTCGTCGGGCAGCTTGTTGATCGCAGTGAAGACGGTAAGTACGTAGTGAAAACCTCTAGCGGTGCCACAATAACTTTCACCGACGACCAGGTCGAAGATGTCGAACAGCAGAGTGAGCATCAGCAAGCCTACGAGGCCCGGAGCCGTGCACTTCCTGACACGGTTGCCGCCCATCGTTCGCTGGCTGATTGGTGCAAACAGCATTCGCTCTCCGATTTGGCCGATCACCACTTGCAGAGAATCTTGGAACTGGATCCCGAAGATCCCCAAGCGCGCTCCAGCCTTGGCTATCAACGTCATAACGGCAAGTGGCTCACTCGCGACGAAATCATGGCCGAGCGCGGCATGCAATTCTACGACGGCACCTACCGCACGGCCCAAGACATTGCCCTGCGCGAACGCGCCAAGATGCGCGAAACCAGTTCGGACGAATGGTTCAAACAACTGCGACTATGGCGCGACTGGCTCGACAATCGGCGCGCAGGGCGGGCTGACGAAGCACTGCAAAACTTGCGTGCGGTGACCGATCCGGCGGCGGCAACTTCGGTGGTGAAGCTTCTCAAGAGTGAGCGCGATCCAGTCGTCCGCGACTTGTGGATGGAGATTCTGGCCCAGATCGATCACCCAGCCGCTGTCGCAAGACTGATCGATCTTTCGATCGACGAACCGTACCGCGAGACTCGCCTGCAATGTCTCGACTATTTATTGCGCGCCAGACGTACGATCGATATCACCCCCTACGTGAAAGCACTCAAGAGCAAGGACAACGAGACCGTGAACATTGCTGCTGAGGCACTTGGGTTAATAGGCAATTCCGATGCGATCAGTCCTTTGATTGACTCTCTGGTGACCACCCACAAGTTCCGCAATCCAAACGCTCAGCAGGGGAATATGAGTGCGTCCTTCGACGGCAGCGGCGGTTCGGCCTTCAGCGCCGGCGGCGGGCCTAAAATCATCCAACAGGACATGCAAAATGTCGAAGTCCGCCGGTCACTGGTGAAACTATCTGGATCACAGGACCATGGCTTCAATCCGACCGCTTGGCGGCGTTGGTTCGTGAATCAACAGAGCGACCAGCCTTACGTAGATCCGCGGCGCGATCGATAA
- a CDS encoding GDP-L-fucose synthase family protein, producing the protein MSQTLQPQDRIFVTGHRGLVGSHVVSRLHAAGLGNVLSASREQLDLRDGRAVESWFAEAKPDYVIHTAGKVGGIGANIAEPVDFCYDNLLIQATVLRAAWQSNVKKLLYLASSCVYPRDCPQPMREEFLLTGPLETTNEGYALAKIAGLKSCQYYRRQYGCNFIAALPTNLYGPGDKFDPQSSHVIPSLILKFHQARLAGEQEVSIWGSGTPRREFLHVADLADACSFLLENYDDEEPINVGTGTDVSIAELAAIIRDIVYPEAQLVFDSTKPDGTPRKLLDVTHMQRLGWKPQHELKAGIAETYAWYLQHGNTSKNG; encoded by the coding sequence ATGTCCCAAACACTCCAACCTCAAGACCGAATATTCGTTACCGGCCACCGGGGTTTGGTAGGATCGCATGTCGTTTCACGATTACATGCTGCTGGGTTAGGCAATGTCCTCAGCGCAAGTCGCGAGCAACTCGACTTGCGAGATGGTCGCGCAGTCGAGAGTTGGTTTGCCGAGGCGAAGCCCGACTATGTTATTCATACGGCGGGTAAGGTAGGAGGGATCGGTGCCAACATCGCCGAGCCGGTGGATTTTTGTTACGACAACCTTCTCATCCAAGCAACCGTCTTGCGTGCCGCCTGGCAGAGTAATGTGAAAAAGCTCCTGTACCTGGCAAGCTCATGCGTCTATCCCCGTGACTGCCCGCAACCGATGCGCGAGGAGTTCTTGCTCACGGGGCCACTCGAAACTACGAATGAAGGCTACGCGCTAGCCAAGATCGCGGGACTTAAGTCGTGCCAATACTACCGTCGCCAATATGGGTGTAATTTCATCGCTGCTTTGCCGACGAATCTTTATGGGCCGGGCGACAAATTCGATCCCCAGAGTTCGCATGTGATTCCTTCGTTGATTCTCAAGTTTCACCAAGCTCGGCTTGCCGGCGAACAGGAAGTCAGCATCTGGGGTTCTGGCACTCCTCGGCGGGAGTTTCTGCACGTGGCAGATTTGGCTGATGCCTGTTCGTTCTTGCTTGAGAATTACGATGACGAAGAACCGATCAATGTTGGCACGGGAACCGATGTTTCGATCGCGGAGTTGGCTGCCATCATTCGCGACATTGTCTATCCCGAGGCTCAATTGGTTTTTGATAGTACCAAGCCCGATGGCACACCGCGCAAATTACTCGACGTGACTCACATGCAACGATTGGGCTGGAAGCCACAGCACGAGTTGAAAGCCGGTATTGCAGAAACCTATGCCTGGTACTTGCAGCATGGCAATACTTCGAAAAATGGTTAG
- a CDS encoding type II toxin-antitoxin system HicA family toxin, producing MKRKDLLKHLRRQGCELLREGRGHSVWVNPANEQQAAIPRHREINDYTARGICRQLGVSEC from the coding sequence ATGAAGCGAAAGGATCTTCTGAAGCATTTGCGTCGCCAGGGTTGTGAACTATTGCGTGAAGGACGTGGCCACTCGGTTTGGGTAAATCCTGCCAACGAACAGCAAGCCGCGATTCCACGACATCGGGAGATTAACGACTACACGGCGCGAGGCATTTGCCGACAACTGGGCGTTAGCGAATGTTAA
- a CDS encoding GNAT family N-acetyltransferase, whose amino-acid sequence MTKHNITVSCPVPESFRVQQVAGMFDVPLEDKCTERFSVELPTQDEPWDVGLIVGPSGSGKSTVARECYGDAIAGAADWPADKAVVDSFGDMPMRQVVELFTAVGFSSPPSWVKPYHVLSTGQRFRCDLARALGRSFESRVTSFEQDEPSSLATRNSKLAPLLVFDEFTSVVDRTVAKACSTAIAKGIRRGSIPCRFVAVTCHYDVAEWLEADWVLDMATVRLERRRLRRPLIELEIYRCQVAAWQLFARHHYLSGKIAPGARCYLALWNGEPVSFCATLPIIAQKNHRRFTRIVTLPDFQGMGIGMRVVAAVAQLHRQAGLRINVTSSHPALIRHCKHSPQWRTVSVRKAGSRTRQSTRFKDYRSATGRAVVSFEFIGNP is encoded by the coding sequence ATGACCAAACACAACATCACCGTATCCTGCCCCGTCCCTGAATCTTTCCGCGTGCAGCAGGTGGCCGGCATGTTCGATGTGCCGCTGGAAGACAAATGCACCGAGCGGTTTTCCGTGGAACTACCCACGCAAGACGAACCCTGGGACGTTGGACTCATCGTCGGTCCGTCGGGCAGTGGCAAGAGCACCGTCGCGCGGGAATGCTATGGCGATGCAATTGCTGGCGCCGCCGACTGGCCCGCGGACAAAGCAGTCGTCGATAGTTTCGGCGACATGCCGATGCGGCAAGTGGTGGAGCTCTTCACCGCAGTCGGCTTCAGCTCGCCCCCGTCATGGGTCAAGCCGTATCATGTACTCAGCACGGGCCAGCGGTTTCGATGTGATTTAGCGAGAGCGTTGGGAAGGAGTTTCGAGTCGCGAGTTACGAGTTTTGAGCAAGATGAACCGTCTTCTCTCGCAACTCGTAACTCGAAGCTCGCACCTCTTTTGGTTTTCGACGAATTCACCAGCGTTGTGGATCGCACGGTGGCGAAGGCTTGTTCGACGGCTATTGCCAAAGGGATTCGACGTGGATCGATTCCGTGCCGGTTTGTAGCGGTGACTTGCCACTACGATGTGGCCGAGTGGCTCGAAGCGGATTGGGTGTTGGACATGGCCACCGTTCGGCTAGAACGGAGGCGGCTTCGGCGGCCACTTATCGAACTGGAAATCTATCGCTGCCAGGTGGCTGCTTGGCAACTGTTTGCGCGACATCACTATCTGAGTGGCAAGATCGCCCCGGGAGCCCGCTGCTACCTGGCCCTCTGGAACGGCGAGCCAGTCTCTTTCTGTGCAACGCTACCGATCATCGCCCAGAAAAATCACCGCCGCTTCACGCGGATCGTCACGCTCCCCGACTTCCAAGGGATGGGAATCGGCATGCGCGTGGTCGCGGCAGTAGCCCAATTACATCGGCAAGCCGGCCTGCGGATCAACGTCACCAGCAGCCACCCGGCGCTGATTCGCCACTGTAAGCATTCGCCCCAATGGCGCACCGTAAGCGTCCGCAAAGCCGGTTCACGAACGCGGCAATCCACACGATTCAAAGACTACCGCAGCGCCACGGGCCGCGCCGTAGTGTCGTTTGAATTTATAGGCAACCCGTAG